From one Suicoccus acidiformans genomic stretch:
- a CDS encoding ABC transporter ATP-binding protein, giving the protein MSNVLIEFDNVSKVYGKGETPVRANDSISFQIMEGEFVVILGQSGAGKSTTLNLLAGMDYPSTGQIWVEGENIAEYSLKQQTLYRRSKIGFVFQAYNLIPHLTAKENVNMMIEIANSQSLAEDALQAVGLTNRMEHFPRQLSGGEQQRVSIARALASNPKILLCDEPTGALDSATGDKIIQTLKDYNRNYGTTCLVITHNREIAEIADRVIELKDGKVASNYIND; this is encoded by the coding sequence ATGAGTAATGTACTAATTGAATTTGATAATGTATCGAAAGTATATGGCAAAGGAGAAACCCCTGTTAGAGCGAATGATTCTATTTCATTCCAGATAATGGAAGGTGAGTTTGTGGTGATTTTGGGACAATCAGGTGCAGGAAAATCAACTACTTTAAATTTACTAGCTGGGATGGATTACCCAAGTACTGGCCAAATATGGGTGGAAGGAGAGAATATTGCTGAATATAGCTTGAAGCAGCAAACATTATATCGTCGTAGTAAAATTGGCTTTGTTTTTCAGGCGTATAATCTAATTCCTCACTTAACTGCCAAAGAGAATGTAAATATGATGATTGAAATTGCGAATTCCCAAAGTCTTGCAGAAGATGCTTTACAAGCTGTAGGTTTAACAAATCGTATGGAACATTTCCCGAGACAATTGTCAGGGGGAGAGCAACAAAGGGTATCCATTGCACGTGCTTTAGCAAGTAACCCGAAAATATTGTTATGTGATGAACCAACGGGCGCATTGGATTCTGCTACCGGTGATAAAATCATTCAGACACTTAAAGACTATAATCGCAATTATGGTACGACTTGTTTAGTTATTACTCATAACCGTGAAATCGCAGAGATTGCAGATCGAGTCATTGAATTAAAAGATGGCAAAGTCGCAAGTAATTATATAAATGATTAA
- a CDS encoding alpha/beta hydrolase, producing the protein MKLIFISGMFAGEWIWEEVLKEVSCEKVFVQKDPLSKISGDINEIVGGLKEKIIKNQQACILVGNSLGGLIASLLALDNPEYVKGIELSGSPGMGTTNLGIGLPKEEIWFERLKEKLFVNPDLITDDQLDLVKECFKNRKTLKNMARLSRASNKTDIRELLDIIKCPVLLLWGEQDEVSPKRPWIDYAKENPRTEMFIIPKSGHSPMLEKPHEFTLYLNEFIEKVGNSYE; encoded by the coding sequence ATGAAATTAATCTTTATCTCAGGAATGTTTGCAGGTGAGTGGATTTGGGAAGAAGTCTTAAAAGAAGTGTCCTGCGAAAAAGTATTCGTTCAAAAGGATCCATTATCAAAGATTAGTGGAGATATAAATGAGATTGTTGGTGGACTGAAAGAGAAGATTATTAAAAATCAACAGGCATGTATCCTAGTTGGAAATTCTTTAGGTGGGCTGATTGCATCTTTGTTGGCTTTAGATAATCCAGAGTATGTCAAAGGAATTGAGCTCAGCGGTTCTCCTGGTATGGGCACGACTAATCTGGGGATAGGACTACCAAAAGAGGAAATTTGGTTTGAAAGATTAAAAGAGAAGCTTTTTGTAAATCCAGATTTAATAACAGATGATCAGTTAGACTTAGTCAAAGAATGCTTCAAAAATCGAAAAACATTGAAGAATATGGCTAGACTATCCAGAGCATCTAATAAAACAGATATTAGAGAGTTGCTTGATATTATCAAGTGTCCAGTTCTGTTATTGTGGGGTGAGCAAGATGAGGTTTCGCCTAAAAGGCCATGGATTGATTATGCGAAGGAAAATCCACGGACAGAAATGTTCATTATTCCCAAATCTGGCCATAGTCCAATGCTTGAAAAGCCGCATGAATTCACCCTATATTTAAATGAATTTATTGAAAAGGTAGGTAATTCGTATGAGTAA
- a CDS encoding TetR/AcrR family transcriptional regulator: protein MNKGNMKAQQSQEAILNALLYLMEIDEYPFITISQIASHANVSRVTFYRNFESKEAVLKLKIQKIIHDYISIHGRLEHLNFNNISELLFNIIIENIVFFKLLVENKLLYLFTEPFYESILAENQIHRAYLWEQYDQRVFKNVLSLTFGGYEQFIIHHIFDENPSVEQWKADFNEALQIINQINSQTPQ, encoded by the coding sequence ATGAATAAAGGAAATATGAAAGCACAACAATCGCAAGAAGCCATTCTTAATGCATTGCTTTATCTAATGGAAATCGATGAGTATCCTTTCATAACAATTAGTCAAATTGCTAGCCACGCTAATGTATCCAGGGTCACATTTTATAGAAATTTCGAAAGCAAAGAAGCCGTCCTAAAACTCAAGATACAAAAAATAATCCATGACTACATAAGTATCCATGGACGATTAGAACATTTAAACTTCAACAATATTTCTGAATTATTGTTCAACATAATTATTGAAAATATCGTATTTTTTAAACTCTTAGTGGAAAACAAGCTACTCTATCTATTCACCGAGCCATTCTATGAAAGTATCCTTGCCGAAAATCAAATTCACAGAGCTTATTTGTGGGAACAATACGACCAGAGAGTATTCAAAAATGTTCTTAGTTTAACGTTTGGTGGTTATGAACAATTTATCATTCATCACATTTTTGATGAAAATCCATCTGTAGAACAATGGAAAGCGGATTTTAATGAAGCTCTACAAATCATTAACCAAATCAACAGTCAAACCCCTCAATAA
- a CDS encoding glycosyltransferase family 2 protein codes for MKTNTITIVVPCYNEAETLDLFMAEILRTQEKIPEVFLEVLMVNDGSKDQTLEVMKRLAKMYPDRVFYLSFTRNFGKEAGIIAGLDHAKGEWVALMDADLQDPPHLLVEMHRMITEEGYDTVATRRTTREGEPLIRSFFASMFYKINNRIADVQLEEGARDYRLMTQQVVQSVRQLPEQNRFSKGIFSWVGYNVGYIEYENVERSAGETSWSFGKLFDYALEGILSFSDAPLTLASYIGFFSFAFAVIYGIYIVVRTILFGTDSAGWPTLVVLIVGMGGLQLLCLGIVGKYIGKIYLESKNRPLYLIRESNVKVDK; via the coding sequence ATGAAGACTAATACGATTACAATAGTTGTACCTTGTTATAATGAAGCAGAGACATTAGATCTCTTTATGGCTGAAATATTAAGGACCCAAGAGAAGATACCAGAGGTCTTCTTGGAAGTCTTAATGGTTAATGATGGCTCGAAAGATCAGACTTTAGAGGTGATGAAGCGGTTGGCAAAGATGTATCCTGACCGGGTCTTCTACCTGTCCTTTACACGGAATTTCGGCAAAGAAGCAGGTATTATCGCAGGTTTAGACCATGCAAAAGGCGAATGGGTAGCTTTGATGGATGCAGATTTACAGGATCCGCCGCATTTGCTGGTTGAGATGCATCGCATGATTACAGAAGAAGGTTATGATACTGTTGCCACGCGGCGGACAACGCGGGAAGGAGAGCCGCTGATTCGATCATTTTTTGCCAGTATGTTCTATAAAATCAATAATCGGATTGCGGATGTGCAACTGGAAGAGGGGGCTCGTGATTATCGTTTGATGACGCAGCAAGTAGTGCAATCCGTGCGTCAGCTACCGGAGCAGAATCGCTTTTCGAAGGGAATTTTCAGCTGGGTGGGCTATAACGTAGGCTATATTGAATATGAGAACGTGGAGCGCAGTGCTGGGGAGACGTCCTGGTCTTTTGGTAAACTCTTTGACTATGCTTTGGAAGGGATTTTGAGTTTCTCGGATGCGCCTTTGACGTTGGCAAGCTATATTGGCTTCTTCAGCTTTGCCTTTGCTGTAATTTATGGCATTTATATTGTGGTGCGAACGATATTGTTCGGTACGGACTCCGCTGGTTGGCCGACACTCGTTGTCCTCATAGTGGGAATGGGCGGGCTGCAACTCTTGTGTTTAGGAATTGTTGGAAAGTATATTGGGAAGATTTACCTAGAGTCGAAAAATCGGCCTTTGTATTTGATTCGGGAGTCGAATGTAAAAGTAGATAAATAA
- a CDS encoding GtrA family protein: MQRLLQQFARFVLVGGTATVIDFAVLALLHYGFNVHYLTATGLAFVISTIYNYWASMRFVFDSPYGKDEKGKELLIFLVLSVLGLLLTEGLMRLLVEYASLNVIVSKVLVTCVVMLFNFITRKQFLDSGSPKYAKVIETTQDIEGAKLSHED, from the coding sequence ATGCAAAGATTGCTTCAGCAATTTGCGCGGTTCGTCCTAGTGGGCGGCACTGCTACAGTGATTGATTTTGCGGTATTGGCACTTTTGCATTATGGCTTCAATGTTCACTATTTAACAGCCACGGGTTTGGCTTTTGTTATATCAACGATTTATAATTATTGGGCGAGCATGCGCTTTGTGTTTGATAGTCCGTATGGGAAAGATGAGAAAGGGAAGGAGTTATTAATCTTTCTTGTCTTGAGCGTGCTGGGCTTATTGTTAACCGAAGGGCTAATGAGGCTTTTAGTGGAATATGCATCTTTAAATGTGATTGTCAGCAAGGTGCTGGTGACTTGTGTGGTGATGCTCTTTAATTTCATTACGCGTAAGCAATTCTTAGATAGTGGTTCACCGAAATATGCTAAAGTTATTGAAACAACACAAGATATTGAAGGAGCAAAGCTCTCACATGAAGACTAA